Proteins from a single region of Gossypium arboreum isolate Shixiya-1 chromosome 1, ASM2569848v2, whole genome shotgun sequence:
- the LOC108481056 gene encoding UDP-galactose/UDP-glucose transporter 4-like isoform X4 translates to MGAFILGLRRKYPAHEYVSAILLVLGLILFTLADAQTSPSFSVIGVIMVIGALVMDSFLGNLQEVIFNMNLETTQMEMLFCSTVVGLPFLIPPMVLTGEVFETWNSCSDARLREAASLEKHVLLKKLRDALESLKGHVAGRNKDDVEEAIAMVNVLCFAVLSLNYDLSMICQSYLL, encoded by the exons ATGGGTGCCTTCATACTTGGTTTGAGACGAAAATACCCAGCACACGAATATGTTTCTGCAATACTTTTAGTACTGGGTTTGATCCTTTTCACCTTAGCTGATGCACAAACTTCACCAAGCTTCAGTGTAATTGGTGTAATAATGGTGATTGGTGCTCTTGTAATGGATTCTTTTCTGGGTAATTTGCAAGAAGTTATCTTCAACATGAACCTTGAAACAACACAG ATGGAAATGCTGTTTTGCTCCACCGTCGTTGGTTTGCCATTTTTGATCCCACCCATGGTTTTAACAGGAGAAGTATTCGAAACATGGAATTCGTGTTCTGAC GCTAGACTCAGAGAGGCAGCATCACTGGAGAAACATGTCCTTTTAAAGAAGCTTAGAGATGCACTCGAATCTTTAAAAGGACACGTAGCTGGAAGAAACAAGGATGATGTAGAGGAAGCTATTGCCAtggttaatgttttatgttttgCAGTTTTATCATTGAATTATGATCTATCAATGATATGCCAGtcctatttattataa
- the LOC108481056 gene encoding UDP-galactose/UDP-glucose transporter 4-like isoform X3, with amino-acid sequence MVNPWKTYVKLPAVLMGSHDLTKGSLAFFNYPAQLMFKSTKVLPVIVMGAFILGLRRKYPAHEYVSAILLVLGLILFTLADAQTSPSFSVIGVIMVIGALVMDSFLGNLQEVIFNMNLETTQARLREAASLEKHVLLKKLRDALESLKGHVAGRNKDDVEEAIAMVNVLCFAVLSLNYDLSMICQSYLL; translated from the exons ATGGTGAACCCATGGAAGACTTATGTGAAACTCCCTGCTGTTCTCATGGGCTCTCACGACCTCACAAAAGGATCTTTAGCTTTCTTCAATTACCCAGCACAGCTCATGTTTAAATCCACCAAA GTTCTTCCAGTGATAGTAATGGGTGCCTTCATACTTGGTTTGAGACGAAAATACCCAGCACACGAATATGTTTCTGCAATACTTTTAGTACTGGGTTTGATCCTTTTCACCTTAGCTGATGCACAAACTTCACCAAGCTTCAGTGTAATTGGTGTAATAATGGTGATTGGTGCTCTTGTAATGGATTCTTTTCTGGGTAATTTGCAAGAAGTTATCTTCAACATGAACCTTGAAACAACACAG GCTAGACTCAGAGAGGCAGCATCACTGGAGAAACATGTCCTTTTAAAGAAGCTTAGAGATGCACTCGAATCTTTAAAAGGACACGTAGCTGGAAGAAACAAGGATGATGTAGAGGAAGCTATTGCCAtggttaatgttttatgttttgCAGTTTTATCATTGAATTATGATCTATCAATGATATGCCAGtcctatttattataa
- the LOC108481056 gene encoding UDP-galactose/UDP-glucose transporter 4-like isoform X1 translates to MVNPWKTYVKLPAVLMGSHDLTKGSLAFFNYPAQLMFKSTKVLPVIVMGAFILGLRRKYPAHEYVSAILLVLGLILFTLADAQTSPSFSVIGVIMVIGALVMDSFLGNLQEVIFNMNLETTQMEMLFCSTVVGLPFLIPPMVLTGEVFETWNSCSDARLREAASLEKHVLLKKLRDALESLKGHVAGRNKDDVEEAIAMVNVLCFAVLSLNYDLSMICQSYLL, encoded by the exons ATGGTGAACCCATGGAAGACTTATGTGAAACTCCCTGCTGTTCTCATGGGCTCTCACGACCTCACAAAAGGATCTTTAGCTTTCTTCAATTACCCAGCACAGCTCATGTTTAAATCCACCAAA GTTCTTCCAGTGATAGTAATGGGTGCCTTCATACTTGGTTTGAGACGAAAATACCCAGCACACGAATATGTTTCTGCAATACTTTTAGTACTGGGTTTGATCCTTTTCACCTTAGCTGATGCACAAACTTCACCAAGCTTCAGTGTAATTGGTGTAATAATGGTGATTGGTGCTCTTGTAATGGATTCTTTTCTGGGTAATTTGCAAGAAGTTATCTTCAACATGAACCTTGAAACAACACAG ATGGAAATGCTGTTTTGCTCCACCGTCGTTGGTTTGCCATTTTTGATCCCACCCATGGTTTTAACAGGAGAAGTATTCGAAACATGGAATTCGTGTTCTGAC GCTAGACTCAGAGAGGCAGCATCACTGGAGAAACATGTCCTTTTAAAGAAGCTTAGAGATGCACTCGAATCTTTAAAAGGACACGTAGCTGGAAGAAACAAGGATGATGTAGAGGAAGCTATTGCCAtggttaatgttttatgttttgCAGTTTTATCATTGAATTATGATCTATCAATGATATGCCAGtcctatttattataa
- the LOC108481056 gene encoding UDP-galactose/UDP-glucose transporter 4-like isoform X5 — translation MVNPWKTYVKLPAVLMGSHDLTKGSLAFFNYPAQLMFKSTKVLPVIVMGAFILGLRRKYPAHEYVSAILLVLGLILFTLADAQTSPSFSVIGVIMVIGALVMDSFLGNLQEVIFNMNLETTQVMICLCSLDYHWLEELGCSLRSLFMLDSERQHHWRNMSF, via the exons ATGGTGAACCCATGGAAGACTTATGTGAAACTCCCTGCTGTTCTCATGGGCTCTCACGACCTCACAAAAGGATCTTTAGCTTTCTTCAATTACCCAGCACAGCTCATGTTTAAATCCACCAAA GTTCTTCCAGTGATAGTAATGGGTGCCTTCATACTTGGTTTGAGACGAAAATACCCAGCACACGAATATGTTTCTGCAATACTTTTAGTACTGGGTTTGATCCTTTTCACCTTAGCTGATGCACAAACTTCACCAAGCTTCAGTGTAATTGGTGTAATAATGGTGATTGGTGCTCTTGTAATGGATTCTTTTCTGGGTAATTTGCAAGAAGTTATCTTCAACATGAACCTTGAAACAACACAG GTTATGATTTGTTTATGCTCCTTGGATTATCACTGGCTTGAAGAACTAGGTTGCTCTCTGCGAAGTCTGTTCAT GCTAGACTCAGAGAGGCAGCATCACTGGAGAAACATGTCCTTTTAA
- the LOC108481056 gene encoding UDP-galactose/UDP-glucose transporter 4-like isoform X2, whose amino-acid sequence MVNPWKTYVKLPAVLMGSHDLTKGSLAFFNYPAQLMFKSTKVLPVIVMGAFILGLRRKYPAHEYVSAILLVLGLILFTLADAQTSPSFSVIGVIMVIGALVMDSFLGNLQEVIFNMNLETTQMEMLFCSTVVGLPFLIPPMVLTGEVFETWNSCSDVMICLCSLDYHWLEELGCSLRSLFMLDSERQHHWRNMSF is encoded by the exons ATGGTGAACCCATGGAAGACTTATGTGAAACTCCCTGCTGTTCTCATGGGCTCTCACGACCTCACAAAAGGATCTTTAGCTTTCTTCAATTACCCAGCACAGCTCATGTTTAAATCCACCAAA GTTCTTCCAGTGATAGTAATGGGTGCCTTCATACTTGGTTTGAGACGAAAATACCCAGCACACGAATATGTTTCTGCAATACTTTTAGTACTGGGTTTGATCCTTTTCACCTTAGCTGATGCACAAACTTCACCAAGCTTCAGTGTAATTGGTGTAATAATGGTGATTGGTGCTCTTGTAATGGATTCTTTTCTGGGTAATTTGCAAGAAGTTATCTTCAACATGAACCTTGAAACAACACAG ATGGAAATGCTGTTTTGCTCCACCGTCGTTGGTTTGCCATTTTTGATCCCACCCATGGTTTTAACAGGAGAAGTATTCGAAACATGGAATTCGTGTTCTGAC GTTATGATTTGTTTATGCTCCTTGGATTATCACTGGCTTGAAGAACTAGGTTGCTCTCTGCGAAGTCTGTTCAT GCTAGACTCAGAGAGGCAGCATCACTGGAGAAACATGTCCTTTTAA